One Polaribacter sp. SA4-12 genomic window carries:
- the gldC gene encoding gliding motility protein GldC, which translates to MSVKHNSKIKFEIGLDENKVPEEISWTAKEGGINNEESKAIMISVWDHKKKDTLRMDLWTKDMPVDDMKQFYHQTLVSMADSFERATDDQKMSATMRDFCDYFAEKLELK; encoded by the coding sequence ATGTCAGTAAAACATAATTCGAAAATCAAATTTGAAATTGGTTTAGATGAAAACAAAGTACCAGAAGAAATTTCTTGGACAGCAAAAGAAGGAGGTATAAATAATGAAGAGTCTAAAGCTATTATGATTTCTGTTTGGGATCATAAGAAAAAAGATACTTTGCGTATGGATTTATGGACAAAAGATATGCCTGTAGATGATATGAAGCAATTTTATCATCAAACTTTAGTTTCTATGGCAGATAGTTTTGAACGTGCAACAGATGATCAAAAAATGAGTGCAACAATGCGTGATTTTTGTGATTATTTTGCGGAGAAGTTAGAATTGAAATAA
- the folK gene encoding 2-amino-4-hydroxy-6-hydroxymethyldihydropteridine diphosphokinase produces MKIQRITYLSLGTNQENKLENLQNAINLIDDRIGGIQKISSIYKTQSWGFEGEDFYNICIKVSTYQQPEILINSLLDIENDLGRLRSNEEGYQNRNIDIDILLLDDEIIFSKTLIVPHSKMLQRKFVMIPLAEIAPTTIHPIEKTQISVCLLNCDDSSEITLIDGQLKRPTPISEKYNYIAIEGNIGAGKTSLAKMLSDEFNAKTVLERFADNPFLPKFYEDKERYAFPLEMSFLADRYQQLTDDLAQFDLFKNFIVSDYYIFKSLIFAQVTLQKEEYLLYRKMFDLMYKEITKPDLYIYLFQNTERLLENIQKRGRDYEQSIQSSYLKKIHNGYKNFINTEKSLNLLIIDVSEMDFVNNPKDYKYIVNKIKHF; encoded by the coding sequence ATGAAAATTCAACGTATTACATATTTATCTTTAGGGACAAATCAAGAAAACAAACTTGAAAACCTACAAAATGCTATTAACTTAATTGATGATAGAATTGGTGGTATTCAAAAAATTTCATCTATTTACAAGACTCAATCATGGGGTTTTGAAGGAGAAGACTTCTATAATATATGTATTAAAGTCTCTACATATCAACAACCAGAAATTTTAATAAATTCTTTATTAGATATCGAAAATGATTTAGGAAGGTTACGTTCTAATGAAGAAGGATATCAAAATAGAAATATTGATATAGATATCTTGTTGCTAGATGATGAAATTATCTTTTCAAAAACGCTGATAGTTCCTCATTCAAAAATGTTACAACGAAAATTTGTAATGATTCCATTAGCAGAAATAGCTCCAACAACTATTCATCCAATAGAAAAAACTCAAATTTCTGTTTGTTTACTAAACTGTGATGATTCTTCTGAGATAACTTTAATAGATGGTCAGTTAAAAAGACCAACTCCTATTTCTGAAAAATATAATTATATTGCTATTGAAGGGAATATTGGAGCAGGTAAAACATCTTTAGCAAAAATGCTATCAGATGAGTTTAATGCCAAAACAGTATTAGAACGTTTTGCAGACAACCCGTTTCTTCCAAAATTTTACGAAGACAAAGAACGATATGCTTTTCCTTTAGAGATGAGTTTTTTGGCAGACAGATATCAACAACTAACCGATGACTTAGCACAGTTCGACTTATTTAAGAACTTTATTGTTTCAGATTATTATATTTTTAAGTCTCTAATATTTGCTCAGGTAACTTTGCAAAAGGAAGAATATCTCTTGTACAGAAAAATGTTTGATTTAATGTACAAAGAAATTACAAAACCAGACTTATATATCTATTTGTTTCAAAATACAGAACGACTTTTAGAGAATATACAAAAAAGAGGAAGAGATTATGAACAAAGTATTCAATCTTCCTATTTAAAAAAGATACATAATGGTTATAAAAACTTTATAAATACTGAAAAAAGCTTGAATTTATTAATAATAGATGTATCAGAAATGGACTTTGTAAATAACCCAAAAGATTACAAGTACATTGTTAATAAAATAAAGCATTTTTAA
- a CDS encoding polyribonucleotide nucleotidyltransferase — protein sequence MIPKVFREVIDLGDGRTISLETGKLAKQAHGSVVVQSGKCMMLCTVVSSYKAGTVDFLPLTVDYREKFAAAGRYPGGFFKREARPSDGEVLTMRLVDRVLRPLFPKDYHSEVQVMVQLMSHDEDVMPDAMAGLAASAAIQLSDFPFECPISEARVGRINGEFVINPNRAQLAESDIDMMIGASADSVMMVEGEMDEISEEEMADAIKFAHEAIKVQCAAQVRLAEAFGKKETREYEGEREDEELAAKINDFCYDKCYAIAKKGTSKVERTTAFSEVKEALKASFTEEELAEYDELVGKYFNKSQKAAVRELTLAEGLRLDGRKTDEIRPIWCEVDYLPSVHGSSIFTRGETQALATVTLGTSRDAMKIDMPSYEGEENFYLHYNFPPFCTGEARPLRGTSRREVGHGNLAQRGLKGMIPADCPYTVRVVSEVLESNGSSSMATVCAGTMALMDAGVQMIRPVSGIAMGLISDGDRYAVLSDILGDEDHLGDMDFKVTGTSEGITACQMDIKVKGLGYEILVNALKQARDGRLHILGKLTDTITAPNEEVKGHAPKMINRRIPNDLIGAFIGPGGKHIQELQKETETTIVITEDPVTEEGIIEILGTNPEGIEAVIAKIESMMFKPEKGSVYEVKVIKMLDFGAVVEYVEAPGNEVLLHVSELAWERTDNVGDVVKMGDILDVKYFGLDPRTRKEKVSRKAILPKPEGFVERPPRDNTRGRDNNRGRDNRGRDDRKPREPRKEE from the coding sequence ATGATTCCAAAAGTATTTAGAGAGGTTATAGACCTTGGTGATGGAAGAACCATCTCATTAGAAACCGGTAAATTAGCGAAACAAGCGCACGGTTCAGTTGTTGTGCAATCAGGAAAATGTATGATGCTTTGTACAGTTGTATCTAGCTACAAAGCAGGAACAGTTGATTTTTTACCTTTAACGGTAGATTACAGAGAAAAGTTTGCTGCTGCTGGAAGATATCCTGGAGGATTCTTTAAAAGAGAAGCAAGACCAAGTGATGGTGAAGTATTAACAATGCGTTTAGTAGACCGTGTTTTACGTCCATTATTCCCTAAAGATTATCATTCTGAAGTACAAGTAATGGTACAATTAATGTCTCATGATGAAGACGTTATGCCAGATGCAATGGCAGGTTTAGCAGCATCAGCAGCTATTCAATTATCAGATTTCCCTTTCGAATGTCCTATTTCTGAAGCACGTGTTGGAAGAATAAATGGAGAATTTGTAATCAACCCAAACAGAGCACAATTAGCAGAATCTGACATCGACATGATGATTGGAGCTTCTGCAGATTCTGTAATGATGGTTGAAGGTGAAATGGATGAAATTTCTGAAGAAGAAATGGCAGATGCAATTAAGTTTGCTCATGAAGCTATTAAAGTTCAGTGTGCTGCTCAAGTAAGATTAGCAGAAGCATTTGGGAAGAAAGAAACAAGAGAATACGAAGGAGAAAGAGAAGATGAAGAATTAGCTGCAAAAATAAATGACTTTTGTTACGACAAATGTTATGCAATTGCTAAAAAAGGAACTTCTAAAGTAGAGCGTACAACTGCTTTTTCAGAAGTAAAAGAAGCATTAAAAGCTTCATTTACAGAAGAAGAATTAGCAGAATATGATGAGTTAGTTGGAAAATATTTCAACAAATCTCAAAAAGCTGCAGTTAGAGAATTAACATTAGCAGAAGGTTTACGTTTAGATGGTCGTAAGACTGATGAAATTAGACCAATTTGGTGTGAAGTAGATTATTTACCATCAGTACATGGTTCTTCAATCTTTACTCGTGGAGAAACTCAAGCATTAGCGACAGTAACTTTAGGAACATCAAGAGATGCAATGAAAATAGATATGCCATCTTACGAAGGTGAAGAGAATTTCTATTTACATTATAACTTCCCTCCTTTTTGTACAGGTGAAGCAAGACCATTAAGAGGAACATCTCGTAGAGAAGTTGGTCATGGTAACTTAGCACAACGTGGATTAAAAGGAATGATTCCAGCTGATTGTCCTTATACAGTAAGAGTTGTATCTGAAGTATTAGAGTCTAACGGTTCTTCTTCTATGGCAACTGTCTGTGCTGGTACAATGGCTTTAATGGATGCAGGTGTACAAATGATTAGACCAGTTTCTGGTATTGCAATGGGATTAATTTCTGATGGTGATCGTTACGCAGTTTTATCTGATATTTTAGGTGATGAAGATCACTTAGGAGATATGGACTTTAAAGTAACTGGTACTTCTGAAGGAATTACTGCTTGTCAAATGGATATTAAAGTAAAAGGATTAGGTTACGAAATTTTAGTAAATGCACTAAAACAAGCTCGTGATGGTCGTTTACATATCTTAGGAAAATTAACTGACACTATTACTGCTCCAAATGAAGAAGTAAAAGGTCATGCTCCTAAAATGATTAACAGAAGAATACCTAACGATTTAATTGGTGCATTTATTGGACCAGGTGGTAAACATATTCAAGAATTACAGAAAGAAACTGAAACTACAATTGTAATTACAGAAGACCCTGTTACTGAAGAAGGTATCATTGAAATTTTAGGAACAAACCCAGAAGGAATTGAAGCAGTAATTGCTAAAATTGAATCTATGATGTTTAAACCAGAGAAAGGTTCTGTGTACGAAGTAAAAGTAATCAAAATGTTAGATTTTGGTGCTGTTGTTGAGTATGTTGAAGCTCCTGGTAACGAAGTTTTATTACACGTAAGTGAATTAGCTTGGGAACGTACAGACAATGTTGGAGATGTTGTGAAAATGGGAGATATTTTAGATGTAAAATATTTCGGTTTAGACCCAAGAACTAGAAAAGAAAAAGTTTCTAGAAAAGCTATTTTACCAAAACCAGAAGGATTTGTTGAAAGACCACCAAGAGATAATACTCGTGGAAGAGACAATAACAGAGGTAGAGATAATCGCGGACGTGATGACAGAAAACCAAGAGAACCTAGAAAAGAAGAATAA
- the nadE gene encoding NAD(+) synthase, which translates to MKTEKVAEHIIKWLKDYAENAKVKGFVVGVSGGIDSALTSTLCAKTGFPTLCVELPIHQAENQVTRAQEHITQLKDKFDNVSDVRVDLTSTFEDFKNVVPNAEPSPKVDLSLANTRARLRMTTLYYLAGLHSYLVAGTGNKVEDFGVGFYTKYGDGGVDLSPIADLMKSEVYELAAYLNVPNSIQKAAPTDGLFGDSRTDEDQIGASYDELEWAMNMQDKGKSEDDFSGREYDVFKIYSRLNRINQHKMLPIPICEIPTDLQ; encoded by the coding sequence ATGAAGACCGAAAAAGTTGCAGAACATATTATAAAGTGGTTAAAAGATTATGCTGAAAATGCAAAAGTAAAAGGATTTGTTGTTGGAGTTTCTGGTGGAATTGATTCTGCCTTAACATCAACATTATGTGCAAAAACAGGATTCCCTACTCTTTGTGTAGAGTTACCGATTCATCAAGCAGAAAATCAAGTTACAAGAGCTCAAGAACATATTACTCAATTAAAAGATAAATTTGATAATGTTTCTGATGTAAGAGTAGACCTAACTTCTACTTTTGAAGATTTTAAAAATGTTGTTCCAAATGCAGAACCTTCGCCAAAGGTAGATTTATCTTTAGCAAACACTAGAGCTAGACTAAGAATGACTACTCTATACTATTTAGCTGGTTTACATAGCTATTTAGTTGCAGGAACAGGAAATAAAGTAGAAGATTTTGGAGTTGGATTTTACACAAAATATGGTGATGGAGGTGTAGATTTAAGTCCTATTGCAGATTTAATGAAATCTGAAGTTTATGAATTAGCAGCGTATCTAAATGTGCCAAATTCAATACAAAAAGCAGCGCCAACAGATGGGCTATTTGGAGACAGCAGAACTGATGAAGATCAAATAGGAGCTTCTTATGATGAGTTAGAATGGGCTATGAATATGCAAGACAAAGGAAAATCTGAAGATGATTTTTCTGGAAGAGAATATGATGTTTTTAAAATTTACTCAAGACTAAATAGAATTAACCAACATAAAATGTTGCCAATACCTATTTGTGAAATACCTACTGATTTACAGTAA
- the rpsO gene encoding 30S ribosomal protein S15 has product MYLTKEVKESIFEKHGKGKNDTGSSEGQIALFTHRINHLTGHLKKNRKDYNTERSLVMLVGKRKSLLDYLKKTEINRYRAIIKELGIRK; this is encoded by the coding sequence ATGTATTTAACTAAAGAAGTAAAAGAAAGCATCTTCGAAAAACACGGTAAAGGAAAAAACGATACTGGTTCTTCAGAAGGTCAAATTGCATTATTTACACACAGAATTAACCACTTAACTGGGCACTTAAAGAAAAATCGTAAAGATTACAACACTGAGCGTTCATTAGTAATGTTAGTAGGTAAGCGTAAAAGTTTATTAGATTATCTTAAGAAAACGGAAATCAATAGATATCGTGCAATTATTAAAGAATTAGGAATTAGAAAATAA
- the gldB gene encoding gliding motility lipoprotein GldB: MRFFIVVFLILLSFLSCKSDNKEVTDVSHIDVNFSIKRYEVDFYKGPKENLPSLKNKYPYLFPKSFSDSLAIAKMTDKEELDLFNETQKLYSDVSDLKSQLTSLFKHIKFYNPKFRSPNVTTMISNINYDSRVIYADSLLLISLDVYLGKEHKFYADYPKYIKENNTNENIIVDVANSITENQLLTQTNRSFIGKMIHEGKKMYLLDMYLPTISDKLKIGFSKEKLNWAITNEEEIWKYFIERKLLFSTDTKLNKRFLDNAPFSKFYLEDDNQSPGKIGVWLGWQIVRSYMQNNDVSLQELLIIDSEDLFKKSKYKPKK, encoded by the coding sequence ATGAGATTTTTTATAGTAGTTTTTTTAATTTTATTAAGCTTTCTTTCTTGCAAATCAGATAATAAGGAGGTTACTGATGTCTCTCATATTGATGTAAATTTTTCAATAAAAAGATATGAGGTTGATTTCTATAAAGGACCTAAAGAAAACTTACCTTCTTTGAAGAATAAATACCCTTACTTATTTCCCAAATCATTTTCAGATAGTCTTGCTATAGCTAAAATGACAGATAAAGAAGAATTAGATTTATTTAATGAAACACAAAAGTTATATAGTGATGTTTCTGATTTAAAATCACAATTAACTTCACTTTTCAAACATATAAAATTTTATAACCCTAAATTTAGGTCACCTAATGTAACTACTATGATTTCTAATATAAATTATGATAGTAGAGTAATTTATGCAGATAGCTTATTGCTTATTTCTTTGGATGTATATTTAGGAAAAGAACATAAATTTTATGCAGATTATCCAAAGTATATAAAAGAGAATAACACAAACGAAAATATAATTGTAGATGTAGCAAATTCAATTACAGAAAATCAATTATTAACTCAAACAAACAGAAGTTTTATAGGGAAAATGATTCATGAGGGAAAAAAAATGTATTTATTAGATATGTATTTACCTACTATTTCTGATAAATTAAAAATTGGTTTTTCAAAAGAAAAACTTAATTGGGCAATTACAAATGAAGAAGAAATTTGGAAGTATTTCATTGAAAGAAAATTATTGTTTAGCACAGATACAAAGTTGAATAAAAGGTTTTTAGACAATGCTCCGTTTTCTAAATTCTATTTAGAAGATGATAATCAATCTCCAGGAAAAATAGGAGTGTGGTTAGGATGGCAAATAGTGAGGTCTTATATGCAAAATAATGATGTATCTTTGCAAGAATTATTAATAATTGATTCAGAAGATTTATTCAAAAAATCAAAATATAAGCCTAAAAAATAA
- a CDS encoding OmpA family protein, producing MRRIFLFILFSSLITAKSYGQFTTDEITYGNRIDLENSNSWAVGAGFSNFIMHGDMRSIGTSDDTNYWNFGFFAHADKMFNPLLGLEVKVSYSKISGGAQYFSDVYELLYVNNTVIRDDMKFEGTAYGAELNLIFSFTNLYQTSASKYHAAGYFGVGYHSYNSALYSRSADGSYEKIPDADFGTNPARNSVNQASSIYLSGQFGLKRRLSKRVDLEFRTGMYFNYEDHLDAAISNKQDWETFFVSSIGVVVKLGKKKVFTIWGDDNGKGDSFKIIDTDKDGVMDQLDIDPNTPAGVMVYGNGKPVDSDKDGLPDYKDKCPLKYGPISNEGCPLNIDSDGDGIMDGEDLCPNTPGVIENRGCPKQEVGKPENVTQQIGLLAASIYFDTNSDKIKNISFATIDKIINLMKKIPNVKFVIEGHTDDRNSDRYNLYLSQRRAASVRKYMVKQGIVSERLESKGYGESRPKFSNSNAGGRQLNRRVEIKPVGSLD from the coding sequence ATGAGGAGAATTTTTTTATTTATTCTATTTAGCTCTTTAATCACAGCTAAATCCTATGGTCAATTTACTACTGACGAAATCACTTACGGAAACAGAATTGATTTAGAGAACAGTAATAGTTGGGCTGTTGGTGCAGGTTTCAGTAACTTTATAATGCATGGAGATATGCGTTCTATTGGTACTAGTGATGATACTAATTATTGGAATTTCGGTTTTTTTGCTCATGCAGATAAAATGTTTAATCCATTATTGGGATTAGAGGTAAAAGTATCTTATTCAAAGATTTCTGGAGGTGCTCAATATTTTTCAGATGTTTATGAACTTCTATATGTTAACAATACTGTTATTAGAGATGATATGAAATTTGAAGGTACAGCTTATGGAGCTGAATTAAATCTAATTTTCAGTTTTACAAATTTATACCAAACATCAGCTAGTAAATATCATGCAGCTGGTTATTTTGGTGTTGGTTATCACTCGTATAATTCTGCTTTATATAGTAGATCAGCTGATGGTTCTTACGAGAAGATTCCAGATGCAGATTTTGGAACTAACCCTGCTAGAAATAGTGTTAACCAAGCAAGTTCAATCTATTTATCTGGTCAATTTGGATTAAAAAGAAGGTTAAGCAAACGAGTTGACCTTGAGTTTAGAACTGGGATGTACTTTAACTATGAAGATCATTTAGATGCTGCAATTTCTAATAAACAAGATTGGGAAACATTCTTCGTATCTAGTATTGGTGTAGTTGTTAAATTAGGAAAGAAAAAAGTATTTACTATCTGGGGTGATGATAATGGTAAAGGAGATAGTTTTAAAATTATTGATACGGATAAAGATGGTGTAATGGATCAATTAGATATTGACCCAAATACTCCTGCAGGAGTTATGGTTTATGGAAACGGTAAACCTGTTGACTCTGATAAAGATGGATTACCTGACTATAAAGATAAGTGTCCTTTAAAATATGGGCCTATTTCTAATGAAGGATGTCCTTTAAATATAGATTCTGATGGAGATGGAATAATGGATGGTGAAGATTTATGTCCTAACACTCCTGGTGTAATTGAAAATAGAGGTTGCCCTAAACAAGAAGTTGGTAAGCCAGAAAATGTTACTCAACAAATTGGATTACTTGCTGCAAGCATTTACTTTGATACCAATAGTGACAAAATTAAAAATATATCATTTGCTACTATTGATAAAATCATTAACCTAATGAAGAAAATACCAAATGTTAAGTTTGTTATTGAAGGTCATACTGATGATAGAAATAGCGATAGATATAACTTATATCTATCTCAAAGAAGAGCTGCTAGTGTAAGAAAATACATGGTAAAACAAGGTATTGTTAGTGAAAGGCTAGAATCTAAAGGTTACGGAGAGTCAAGACCAAAATTCTCTAATAGTAACGCAGGTGGAAGACAATTAAATAGAAGAGTTGAAATTAAGCCAGTAGGTTCATTGGATTAA
- the accD gene encoding acetyl-CoA carboxylase, carboxyltransferase subunit beta encodes MAWFKRTDKGIQTSTEDKKDTPKGLWYKTPSGKIIDTEELKRNLYVSPEDGYHVRIGSKEYFELFFDENKFKELDKNLTSKDPLKFEDTKKYPDRLKAAQEKTKLNDAVRTAVGKSLGKDIVIAAMDFAFIGGSMGSVVGEKIARAIDYSIKNKIPFLMISKSGGARMMEASLSLMQLVKTSAKLAQLAEVNIPYISLCTDPTTGGTTASYAMLGDINIAEPNALIAFAGPRVVKDTTGKDLPEGFQKSEFVLEHGFLDAIYERKNLKKQVNLYIDLIQNIPVRA; translated from the coding sequence ATGGCTTGGTTTAAAAGAACGGATAAAGGAATACAGACTTCTACAGAAGATAAAAAAGATACTCCAAAAGGTTTATGGTACAAAACTCCTAGTGGAAAAATTATAGATACAGAAGAATTAAAAAGAAACTTATATGTAAGTCCAGAAGATGGTTATCATGTAAGAATAGGAAGTAAAGAATATTTTGAGTTATTTTTTGATGAAAATAAATTTAAAGAATTAGATAAAAATCTTACCTCTAAAGATCCTTTAAAATTTGAAGACACAAAAAAATACCCAGACAGATTAAAAGCTGCTCAAGAAAAAACAAAACTAAATGACGCTGTTAGAACTGCAGTTGGAAAATCTCTTGGAAAAGATATCGTAATTGCTGCTATGGATTTTGCTTTTATTGGTGGCTCTATGGGTTCTGTTGTTGGTGAAAAAATAGCAAGAGCAATAGATTATTCAATAAAAAACAAAATTCCTTTTTTAATGATTTCTAAATCTGGTGGTGCTCGTATGATGGAAGCGTCACTTTCTTTAATGCAATTAGTAAAAACATCAGCAAAACTAGCACAATTAGCAGAAGTTAATATTCCTTATATTTCTTTATGTACAGATCCTACAACTGGAGGTACTACAGCATCTTATGCAATGTTAGGTGATATTAATATAGCAGAACCAAATGCATTAATTGCTTTTGCAGGACCAAGAGTTGTAAAAGATACAACTGGTAAAGATTTGCCAGAAGGTTTCCAAAAATCTGAATTTGTATTAGAACATGGTTTCTTAGATGCAATTTACGAACGTAAAAACCTAAAGAAACAAGTTAATTTGTATATAGATTTAATACAAAACATACCCGTTAGAGCATAA